A window of the Listeria swaminathanii genome harbors these coding sequences:
- the rpmF gene encoding 50S ribosomal protein L32: MAVPARRTSKAKKNKRRTHKGLTAPGLSRDSETGEYRMSHRISPDGTYKGRTIIEK, translated from the coding sequence ATGGCAGTTCCAGCTAGACGTACGTCCAAAGCGAAGAAAAACAAGCGCCGTACGCATAAAGGCTTAACAGCACCAGGTTTGAGTCGCGATAGTGAAACAGGCGAATACCGTATGTCACACCGCATCTCACCAGACGGCACTTATAAAGGTCGCACAATTATCGAAAAATAA
- a CDS encoding nitroreductase family protein: MIEKTIMERRSIKKANDAPISRETVNTILEQAAFAPFHSKVEPWNVYVLHTLAEKERYIEKIIAFNEREQGVSFSEAEIADLKAGYAKKIITPPYLLIVTTNIIGHGKKDFESIGATSAFIQNIQLLGWEAGIGMIWRTNRFIFDAKFADDLGIPAEQKIVGTLHLSSLADVPEAKTRRPLNDWVKDLADL, encoded by the coding sequence ATGATCGAAAAAACAATTATGGAACGTCGCAGCATTAAAAAAGCGAATGACGCGCCAATTTCAAGAGAAACAGTGAACACTATTTTAGAGCAAGCAGCCTTTGCGCCTTTTCATAGCAAAGTAGAGCCGTGGAATGTTTATGTACTGCACACTCTTGCTGAAAAAGAACGTTACATCGAGAAAATTATCGCTTTCAATGAGCGCGAACAAGGGGTTAGTTTTTCCGAAGCAGAGATTGCGGATTTAAAAGCGGGCTATGCGAAGAAAATTATTACGCCGCCGTACTTGCTCATTGTGACGACGAATATTATCGGTCACGGGAAAAAGGATTTCGAATCAATCGGAGCAACTAGTGCGTTTATCCAAAATATCCAATTGCTTGGCTGGGAAGCGGGGATTGGGATGATTTGGCGGACGAATCGGTTTATTTTTGATGCGAAGTTTGCGGATGATTTAGGTATTCCTGCTGAGCAAAAAATTGTCGGGACTTTGCATTTAAGTAGTTTAGCTGATGTTCCTGAGGCAAAAACGCGTCGTCCTTTGAATGATTGGGTGAAGGATTTGGCGGATTTGTAA
- the isdG gene encoding heme oxygenase IsdG, whose translation MIIVTNTIKVEKGAAEHVIRQFTGANGDGHPTKDIAEVEGFLGFELWHSKPEDKDYEEVVVTSKWESEEAQRNWVKSDSFKKAHGRTKDTREQREDRKGIVGNAIARFEVVHVQNPVSVEK comes from the coding sequence ATGATTATTGTAACTAATACGATTAAGGTAGAAAAAGGCGCAGCAGAGCACGTTATCCGTCAGTTCACAGGCGCAAATGGCGACGGACACCCAACAAAAGATATTGCAGAAGTAGAAGGTTTCCTAGGCTTCGAACTATGGCATAGCAAACCAGAAGACAAAGACTATGAAGAAGTAGTCGTAACAAGCAAATGGGAAAGCGAAGAAGCCCAACGCAATTGGGTGAAAAGCGATTCCTTCAAAAAAGCGCATGGTAGAACTAAAGACACTAGAGAACAAAGAGAAGATCGTAAAGGTATCGTAGGGAATGCGATTGCTCGTTTTGAAGTGGTTCATGTGCAAAATCCTGTGAGTGTTGAAAAATAA